The genomic interval CAATCGGAACGATCTGATAATCTTCATCTAAAATAAATTCATCATTATCCTGTTTGAATAGTTCTTCAATATATGGAATGATTTTTTTGGATTTTTCAGATGCGAAAAATACCACATAATTAGGATATATCTTGTTGATTGTGGAATACATCTTTTGGGCAAGCAGTCTTCCGCCTTCATCATGTGAATTAATGCCTGTTCCAACAATCATAAAAAGCGCAACGTCTTTTCTTCTCATAATACCATAACCTACATCATTAAATTATTTCATGATTTGTAGTTGTCTAAATAAGGTTTTCTTCCCATTCCTTTTCTTTGAATCCGACCAGAACAAAGTCATCTCCAACAACAATAGGTCTTTTAACAAGCATTCCGTCTGTGGCCAATAATTCAAACTGTTCCTTTTCAGACATGTCTGGAAGTTTATCCTTAAGTTTCAATTCACGGTATTTCATTCCGCTTGTGTTGAAAAATCGTTTAAGAGGTAAATCGGATAAGTTCCACCAGCTTTCAATCTCTTCAGCAGTTGGATTTTCTTCAATAATATGTCTTGATTCATATTCTATGTCATGTTCATCCAGCCATTTTTTAGCTTTTCTGCATGTTGAACATTTAGGGTATTGTACAAATAACATATTAAACATTTTTGAAATTAAAAATATTTAACTATTTCTTCAAAATCATCAATGACCTCTAAAAGATATTCATCTTCAAAATCCTTCTGCAGTCCATATCCCCATTTGACAATGATGCAGTCAATTCCCGCATTTTTTGCAGTCAGTATGTCGGTTATGGAGTCTCCGATATACACCGCTTCATCAGCGTTTACATCTGCCTTTTTAATAATCTCATTTACACCATATGCATCGGGTTTGGAGGG from Methanobrevibacter sp. carries:
- a CDS encoding arsenate reductase family protein; this translates as MLFVQYPKCSTCRKAKKWLDEHDIEYESRHIIEENPTAEEIESWWNLSDLPLKRFFNTSGMKYRELKLKDKLPDMSEKEQFELLATDGMLVKRPIVVGDDFVLVGFKEKEWEENLI